Proteins encoded together in one Thermophilibacter immobilis window:
- a CDS encoding PTS mannose/fructose/sorbose/N-acetylgalactosamine transporter subunit IIC, with product MFGPALICAFVDLVFGSFDYQFGTLYGFRPIVVAPVVGLLLGDVQMGLTLGASLELLFLGSVSIGAYVPPDATSAGILCTAYAILLGFDAETAVALAMPIGSIMIALSNLFSPVTNGLSGLAPTYAAAGQDKKIVGLHWLIALIYVPIKFAVIYAAVYFGSDAVGWVLDVVPDFVLTGFSIAANMLPVMGFAMLGRMIFTKSLMPFFFLGFLLTAYANIPVLGVALIAVIIGIEKAGIFDQRKPALAAEGDDDDDF from the coding sequence ATGTTTGGACCAGCGCTGATATGCGCATTCGTCGATCTTGTGTTTGGCAGCTTCGACTATCAGTTCGGTACCTTGTACGGCTTCAGGCCCATCGTCGTGGCACCTGTGGTGGGACTGCTGCTGGGTGACGTGCAGATGGGGCTGACGCTTGGCGCGAGCCTCGAGCTGCTCTTCCTGGGCTCGGTCTCCATCGGGGCCTACGTGCCGCCCGACGCCACCTCGGCGGGCATTCTCTGCACGGCCTACGCGATCCTTCTCGGCTTCGACGCCGAGACGGCCGTGGCTCTCGCCATGCCCATCGGCTCCATCATGATTGCCCTGAGCAACCTGTTCTCGCCCGTGACCAACGGTCTGAGCGGCCTTGCCCCCACGTACGCCGCCGCCGGGCAGGACAAGAAGATCGTGGGGCTCCACTGGCTCATCGCCCTCATCTACGTCCCCATCAAGTTCGCTGTCATCTACGCGGCGGTCTACTTTGGCTCCGACGCCGTGGGATGGGTCCTTGACGTCGTGCCGGATTTCGTGCTCACCGGCTTTTCCATCGCGGCGAACATGCTGCCGGTCATGGGCTTTGCCATGCTCGGTCGCATGATCTTCACGAAGTCCCTCATGCCCTTCTTCTTCCTGGGCTTCTTGCTCACGGCATACGCCAACATCCCGGTGCTCGGCGTCGCCCTGATAGCCGTGATCATCGGCATCGAGAAGGCCGGCATCTTTGACCAGCGCAAGCCCGCGCTCGCGGCAGAGGGAGATGACGATGATGACTTCTGA
- a CDS encoding PTS sugar transporter subunit IIB: MIQLLRVDHRLLHGQVAVTWTSALRADCIFIVGDKVANDNVWRTTLKLGKPRGCKLVIKDMAHAIEAINSGVTDKYRMIICVQTLAEAKQLVDGCPQIRSINLGNTKETPTTREVTRQIFLEESDVEMLRELDARGIELEYRALADDSKVNVARLL; encoded by the coding sequence ATGATTCAACTGCTGCGAGTCGACCACCGCCTGCTCCATGGCCAGGTGGCCGTGACGTGGACCTCGGCGCTTCGTGCCGACTGCATCTTCATCGTGGGAGACAAGGTGGCCAACGACAACGTCTGGCGCACCACCCTGAAGCTGGGCAAGCCACGCGGCTGCAAGCTCGTCATCAAGGACATGGCCCACGCCATCGAGGCCATCAACTCCGGCGTCACGGACAAGTACCGCATGATCATCTGCGTCCAGACCCTCGCCGAGGCCAAGCAGCTGGTTGACGGCTGCCCGCAGATCAGGAGCATCAACCTCGGCAACACAAAGGAGACGCCCACTACGAGGGAGGTGACACGGCAGATTTTCCTTGAGGAGTCCGACGTCGAGATGCTCAGGGAGCTTGACGCGCGCGGCATCGAGCTCGAGTACCGCGCCCTTGCGGATGACTCCAAGGTAAACGTGGCACGACTCCTCTGA